The genomic stretch aattgtaaaacattTGTACGTGGTTGACAACATTGCAAGGATACATGTCAATCTTTTTAGATTACTAAAGCTATATGTAAGACAAGGATACATTCACGCGATAACGTAACATGCTTTTAGagatttatacatataatttaaatatgaaattcaGTCTCTTGATATATTACACGTTTCGTTTTTACAATGTTACGTTTTGTTTTGGATTTTTTCAGGAAAAAGGTACGTGGATTGATGCTTGTGACTCAAATGATTTAAAAAGATTCACGTTTCTAAACGATCGTTTATTCCAACTTGTACTGAAAAGAGTTAATgcttaaaagtaaaaaattgaattgaatttAGAACCCAactttatttatcaaaaaatatcaAGAAATTCGGATTGTTAGTTCATGcgttaataaataatctaAAGTTGCAACTCAAGTCCTGAGAAAGACTATACAAAAGTTGTCGAGGATAAGATAACAAGAAATTGTATTAAGAAATTTGaactattaattattaacaataataaatagtttAAAGCCAGTTTGCAAAGTATTTATCTGTCTTCCGAGTCAGTGCCATCCTTTATCCGGCCACTTTCGGCGATTACATGGTTGGacaaatgtacaatttttcatttgcgTACACAATCGATTAGTTTAAATTTCGTTCTTGGTTTATACCGGATATTTCTATAGTAAATGTAAATAAGATTTGATTGCTGCAGCTGTAACCATTAACTGTCGATTAGTGTCACTCAAGTTTCACTATAGACTGTTTCTAGATACGATCATTGAGTCAACTTCCATAATCATACTAAAGGCAAGTTCACGCGATAGCACTATGGCGTtatttaaatgatattttttgttactttttacttttcaaattAATGCTTATGCTTCATTCTAATTCTAATAAATTCCTTATTTTACATTACTTAATCAATACATttgtatttacatttattatttattatagaaaaatttctgaagttaaaaataatagttcactaatatataatattattgttatgtataatttaatataataacaatatataataacaataatattctaataatatattaatttaatatataataagataatttaatataatttagtataatataataacatatacatatataacgactaaacatatttaaatacagttacatataaaattcaatatttatagcaaattacaaattagtcctttttcatatataaataatttaatatataaaggtaaaataaaaaggtaatttaaaaatagtattatagagcaaacaaaattaaaaatgttgctTTAAAacataaatgttaaatatgtattttttgaaAGTGtctatttatatcatataaactTGTACATTGAAATTGCATATTGGTTACTGAAAAAAAtttacctttttttttaaatttgcacaattttaagaaaagccacagtaatttttattaaggagtgtacaaaatttgtaaattataatcATTCTAAAGTACTGTTTTCAATTAAAAACATGATATAGggatttattaataatgaatttataatattctaaataattttaattcatatcTATATAACAAAATGTGCAcagtattaaataatatttgatgaaaattttacTATGCACAATGTACGATTAATTTGTTACTGTATTAGATGATAGATTGCTCTACTATCTATTAAATGCTTTAGAAACTATTGTGCAGCTAACTTCGTGGATTCGTGTAAGAGGTCCTGGATTCTTCCGTGACAATTAGGGAGACAGAATGTTGTCAAGATTAAATATCCGTAATAgtaagataaaattttaaatataacaaattataattattgtttTGCAAAAGATTTCATGtactattaattttatatcatttccgtataatatttcttttattgtcaaatttatatcgattattttattgccattatgtaataatgtaatatcacTTGTATGATATTTTACTTCTAAAATATCATTGTActaattttattgtacaaTGTTTCAAGCAATATGTTgcataaattgtaaaatacattCATATTTGACAGCATGAATTGCAATCAGTTTCTtagttaatatttaattttaagtaGTAGGTAGAATATATTTCTGCACTTTTGTATTCTTTTAtctctataatttattttacagtTTCTTCACAGCTGAAAACTGTAGCTTCTTGTGGGATCCAAACAACTGCAGTTGCCTCATGTAATGTACCACGTCCAAAGCGTCCCATCGAACCAGCTCCAGTTAGGTTTGGGTTCATCCCAGATGAATGGTTTCGCTTTTTCTACCCTAAAACTGGTGCAACAGgtaaattgataatttgtaacatactcgtccacttctttaatttaagatgtaatttttaattataaaattataaaatataacttttGTATTTAGGTCCATATGTATTTTTAACGACTTTTTCAACATACTTATTATCCAAGGAGTGGTATATCCTAGAACACGAATATTATGGTGGAATTTGTTTGCtttctattattctatatGCTTCATACAAACTTGGACCCAAAATTGCAACATTCCTAGATAAAAAGGTTGATGAAGTTGAAGATAATCTTAATCTttctaaaaatgaaattatagaagaaCAAAAAGCTGTAATTGATAATTTGGAAAAGGAAAAGTGGTGTACAGAAGGACAATTGATGATCTATGATGCAAAAAAGCAAAATATTATGATGCAGTTAGAAGCTAGTTATAGGGAAAATCTGGCAACTGTTTACACAGAGGTAACGTGCttatttttacgtatttttatataaattttagtaaatttttattatttactgtattttttttaatattaacattaaGACAAATAAAGAAGCTAAGTATAtcctaaaaaattgatattactAATAACAATTGTTACATAGTATATTTTCTTGTGTATATTTTCTTTACAGGTTAAAAAAATCCTGGATTATCATGCCCAAATAGATAATATAGATCGTAGGATTGCTCAGAAACACATGGTACAATGGATTACAAATAGTGTATTAAAATCTATTACACCAGAACAGGAGAAAGCTAATCTTCTGCAGTGTATCAAGGATCTTGAAAGTCTTTCTGCAAAggcttaaaattttattttgaatcagagaaaataaaagtacTATTAGTAATGTGGACTAGTTCATTGTAAAAAAGTTACGAAAATATCCAAAAGCtgttgaaataattatataaacaaaataaacaTAATCTTTTAAGTTAAATAAATGTCATTGAGAAATAATACTAAATTATGCATAGTGATTTTTTTCattcgtaatataaaatttatacgtaaattttatttggaTTTGATTTGGATTAATTTTGTAGATTtgatatgttttatttataattttacgtggaatatatattcataataattttttattttttttattaattctgGTTTATATAATGTGACTTTAAGTCACATGAACCACTAAGTTGGGTCATTACTTTTATTAGCAActcaatttatattatttataatattcataattttttaagattggtattttttagaaatttcagtAGCTACTGTTTCTTCTTGCCTTGTTACCTATAATTCTTTAAGCATAATGattaaatatacgtataatcattccaatttaatattttttattttccaagtAGTTGGTTATTATTAATGAACTGAATTATGATTAAACATCTATAAAAAGTCAtgtaagtacatatatatacctaATTCAAGTGTATGacatatattgaaatattaaacataCGACTGTAGTATATCTAACAGATTTATCAGAAAGTTGTAAAAATAATCACTTTGtagtttcaatttttttttcataacaacataaatcatttttatgtttagtaaaataataattaatatttgttaaatcaTTAGGATACTTTTCGTTAATtgaattaagaaatttaaataattacagtatcaaaataaaaaaattgcttgataaatgttaaagaattataataaagCGAACTGATTGAATgatggatatatatatatatatatatatatatatatatatatatatatatgtatgtatgtatgtatgtatggatattttgtttttttaggTTAAGTTTCTACGGTTCGAGGACATGAATTCTGTCAAGTGTTAAACGTCATCAAAGTTATAAGAAGTATATGTATAAGTGtatattttcgtttttatatgaaaatggCATGGTTGTCAGGTCTTGCTGATAAggcagaaaatttattaaataaaatagataaaaacaCTGCGGCTGTTTTAAATAAAGACAAATATGAGTTATCCCAATCTCAGTTGACACATGTTACATGGATTTCTTCTGAGTCATggtaaaaagtattaattactaaaaatttagaaaaatatatatgcataattgaagtttattaaaattttacttaattaaaaataaattaatttctgttattttttatcattatttatattaatcttTATGTGCATCAATAATTGTTAACTAAAGTACAACAATTCCTTTGATATATTTCAGTGTTAACACACAAGATGATACAATTTTGAATCCTTCTACACATACAGAATCATTAAAAGAATTTCCTTATGTTCGTTCAGTACCAAATCTTTCATCATTGACAACAAATTCTGTTATGTCTAAAGACGAAGAGCTTCTAACTTTCTTAAATACATTAGATTCAAGTCCAAAAAATAATGTAGCAGAAGTTTCAATGTCACCATCAACACCTTCTTCGCTCATGGTTGAACATCCAACAGATACTACAGATTCTGTATCGGACTTATCAATTCATAGTGGCCGCTCTAGTCCTAGTTTTGTCCATACATCTGTAGAGATGCCAGATAACCTTAATCATGATGATGTGAATGTAGACAATgctaatttttgtaaaaatgtaataataaataccctaaataatgaaataatggaaaatcaAACTTCTGATATTGTTTTGAATAATGGTAAATTTACactttgatttatttaatttgcatcaattttaaaattcaaaagattttcaaatttgtttcaGATCATACTGTTATGGAAAAGTctgataatataaaacaagaatACGAGTATGATGTGAAACaagaaaatacagaaataGATAAATTGATGAATTCATCTCACAATAAGTATATAAGAAAGTATTTGAAAGAAGTAGAAAGAAACTTAGAAGAAAGGAATGAACTACTTGGAAAACAAGAAACAGATCATCAAAAAGAAATCATAGTTCTGAATGAAAAATTGCAGTCTTTATATACAGAAAAAGTACAATTATCCAAGCAAGTAATAGAATTACAATCAGCTTTAGAGAGAAGTAGATTAGAATTAAACTCCACTAGATCTGATTTAGAACAACATAAAGCTAGAGCTCTAAAAACATtgcaagaaaaagaaaaattaatagcaGAATTAAGGTGCAATGAGTCTACAGGGATGGATGATATAACAATTATGGAACTAAACCAACTCaggtaaatataaatttaaaatataagatgGATAAGTATTTAACAAGGTCTTTtcaatatacattatattatatgacaGGCAAGAACGTGATATACTCAGAGAAGAAAATCAACAAAGTTCTGAGCAATTAAGGATAGTACGTGAAGAATTAATGAATGCTGAtgtaaaattggaaaaaatgaGACAAAAATCTGCTGAAGCAAATATACAAGCTCAAGAAATTCTTGCTACAGAAAGGCGTAGAAGATTAGATGCAGAAGAAGATGCAAGATTACATTCAgatgtaaattaatatattttaacttttcatatatgttatatttagTGAAATCGATTAATACTAATCATTATTGTAGGAAATAAGATCATTAAAGGATGAATTAATTCGTCAACGTAATAATTATACTACACAACTACAAAAAAGTGATTCTGAAATCGCTCGGCTTAGGGTGCAATTATCCGCAGCTTCGACACCAAGCAGCAAAGTAGAATCAAGATTGACATCTCTGACCCAAACATTGGTTTCAAAACAACAAGCATTAGAAATTTTAACAACTGAAAGAAATGCTTTAAGATTACaattagaaaaaatagaaGTAAGTTAATTAATAGAAAGTGCTTTCATTCGAGTTAAATATAAGAAGGATATTCTTTAGTTaaatataacgatattaaCAATTTAAAACTAAATATAATGAGATATTTTCTTTACAGCATGAATTTAGGAATAGTCGACGTAACGTTTCGTATAATAACATAAACGATACAGATGACGCTAAAGCTCAAGTACCCACATTTTTGATAGAAACTCCATTTGATACTGGAGTTACTAGAAGAGTAAAACGAGCTTATTCATTGTTAGATGCTATTAGTATTCGTACAGGAGTATTTTTAAGAAGGTATCCTCTTGCAAGGATTTTGGTACTAATTTATATGGTAAGTGGGAACATTTTAACTTAGAAGTACTATAGTTTCAATAAAAGGTAatcgaaattaatataaaattaaacattaaATAGTTCATACTTATtgataaatgtatttattgtaactgctaacaaaagtttattttatatattttctaattttttacaGGCATTACTTCAATTTTTGGTTCTTATAGTTCTTCTATCGCAATCGCCAGAAGCGCattaatgtataatatttacaatacatGTAATAGaacatttttgtaaatattacattGGATTGGTGCATACATAtactaatattaattactaattatatCAGTAACTTTTTATAAACTATTAAATggtatgttatataatgtacgaaaattgtatttctaaAGAGATATAtatgttaatttttataaatgtatttgAATGATTGTTTTATTGAATCTcgtttataatatatgtatgtataccaTGTTGATCAGTGTAGTATATTCCCTTGTACGTAATTGTTGTTAGAATAGAACAGAAATcctatatttacaattaataagCAATGAAATATccttatttattcaaattatcatttattttttcattatacaGAACAACAGATAATACTACAAATATAATGAACATAATGTATTTAATTCAACCTAacctaaataaataaataaataaataaataaataattgcttgtattatattttttctacatgaaatgctttaaaaaaaagcacttattattctttaagtTGAAATGGATAATTTTAGATAtaagaacaaaattttttatttattgctgGAAATAGTAGCTAAGGATATTGTAATGAGCAATAATGatcaaatgataaaaatgatttttatgtGTGAAAGTTAATAATGAATTTATGATTTCATTACTTTTTATGTgataattgtaattgtatatgGTATCATTGATATAAATTTAAcactatttaattaattatagtatttaaatgtttatttaatGCAAGCTAGTATCTGTTAACGATATGGAATTGAACGTGATCACATAGAGGATTTAAATCTTTTTGTGAAGAACGTTTAAAACAGTAATTTAACAGATGCGCTTTCAAGAAGTTAAGATCATTTCAATGTATGtccaataatttattaataattttaaattaaaattttttaaatgtgtTTTACATATATCATTACAAAAAGCGGAAATATCTAACTAGGTATATCCtaactaattattattattgattaTCTTTACATTTCCCTATGATTGTTAATTTGATTTGGTTGATTCTTATTGCTATGTATTACTATGATATCCTAAACGAAAAGAATTTGATATGCCATGCAAAAACAGAGATATGCGAACAAACAAAATTCTGTATATTCATTCGCGCTTCTACTTTTCTGTAGACATGCAATATGTTCTGTCTAACTGGAACCGTTCAAATATCTCGAATGAtacaaaaaaatgtttcagacTGAAGTTGTATGGTATTGCGGGAGATATATTATACTTTCATTTGTTTGACCTTGCGAGGATCTTGAAAAGTTCTGTAAGGCtgacattaaaatttttaaatcgatgccttaattttttattacatattctTGTAGCTGATATTCAGACATTTTTAAAATAGT from Bombus huntii isolate Logan2020A chromosome 8, iyBomHunt1.1, whole genome shotgun sequence encodes the following:
- the LOC126868905 gene encoding ATP synthase subunit b, mitochondrial codes for the protein MLSRLNIRNISSQLKTVASCGIQTTAVASCNVPRPKRPIEPAPVRFGFIPDEWFRFFYPKTGATGPYVFLTTFSTYLLSKEWYILEHEYYGGICLLSIILYASYKLGPKIATFLDKKVDEVEDNLNLSKNEIIEEQKAVIDNLEKEKWCTEGQLMIYDAKKQNIMMQLEASYRENLATVYTEVKKILDYHAQIDNIDRRIAQKHMVQWITNSVLKSITPEQEKANLLQCIKDLESLSAKA
- the LOC126868896 gene encoding golgin-84, with protein sequence MKMAWLSGLADKAENLLNKIDKNTAAVLNKDKYELSQSQLTHVTWISSESCVNTQDDTILNPSTHTESLKEFPYVRSVPNLSSLTTNSVMSKDEELLTFLNTLDSSPKNNVAEVSMSPSTPSSLMVEHPTDTTDSVSDLSIHSGRSSPSFVHTSVEMPDNLNHDDVNVDNANFCKNVIINTLNNEIMENQTSDIVLNNDHTVMEKSDNIKQEYEYDVKQENTEIDKLMNSSHNKYIRKYLKEVERNLEERNELLGKQETDHQKEIIVLNEKLQSLYTEKVQLSKQVIELQSALERSRLELNSTRSDLEQHKARALKTLQEKEKLIAELRCNESTGMDDITIMELNQLRQERDILREENQQSSEQLRIVREELMNADVKLEKMRQKSAEANIQAQEILATERRRRLDAEEDARLHSDEIRSLKDELIRQRNNYTTQLQKSDSEIARLRVQLSAASTPSSKVESRLTSLTQTLVSKQQALEILTTERNALRLQLEKIEHEFRNSRRNVSYNNINDTDDAKAQVPTFLIETPFDTGVTRRVKRAYSLLDAISIRTGVFLRRYPLARILVLIYMALLQFLVLIVLLSQSPEAH